Sequence from the Sphingomonas koreensis genome:
GCATGACCGAAATAGGTGGTGCTCCATCCCCAGATTGTCGTTCCGAACGCGAAGCCGGTGGCGCCGAACAGTCCCGCGGTGCGGCTCCCGGTGATGCCGGTGCCAAGGTCCAGCAGTGCGATCGCCGCCAGCGCGGTGAGTATCGCGCTGGTGAGGGCGGCCGAGACACGCATCCGGACCGCCAGGAAATCCTCCGCGGCGGGGTCGAACAGCCTGTGTGGAACGTCGGCCGAGGTCTGGCCGGTGACGGCATTGGTCAGCGCCACCCAGGGCAGGGCCATCAGCGTCATGCCCGGCGCCTTGTCCATATAGACATGGCCGTCGAACATCGCCTTGTCGATCGTCATGTCGGCAAAGCTGTCGATCCGCGCATCGCCGGTCTCGACGATCGCGGTGGCGGCGAGCAGCCGGGTCGCGCTGTTGGGGTTGAAGGCCCATGAGCCGAACCAGACGCACGAGAGCCAGACCAGCGCGAAGAGCAGCACCGGAAACTGCCAGCGCCGCCGCACCTCACCTTCCGTCACGCCAAACCCCCGCATTGTCGAATTCAGTGCGTCACATCGGCCCGCTGCCACAGGCCAAGCCGGTGTGATCCATTGCGTGTGACGTCGTGGCCCCGCCCGTTCCGTCAGCCTGAACGGATCCCTGCCCGCGCGATGAGAACGATCGAGGCGCGCCTCTAGTCGGGCAGGACCTTCTCGGCGCGCTTGCGCGCATCGGCTTCGGCCTTGCCCGCCTGGATCTCGCGCGACGAGCAGCCGATGCCGCCGCCCGGACCCACGGCCGAGCAGCTGCCGATGCCGGTATCGCCGACGCTCATCGCGCCCTGCTGGCGCACCGCCCAGCTCTCATTCTGAGGCGCGACTTGCTGGTCGCGCAGCTCCTTGGGGATGCGGAAACGTTCCTCGGCAGGACGGCGGACGCAGATCACCACCTCATCGCCATCGGCATTGGTCGGGCATTTGTCGTCGCCATAGATGACGAGCACGCCATTCTGCGCAGCATTCTGCGCCAGCGCCGGAAGCGGTGCCGCGAGCGGTGCGGCGGCGAGGGTCAGGCCCAGCAGGATCGTCTTCGTCATCGTCAACTCCATATCCCCCAACGCCCCTATCTATACCCGTTTCGAAACCGCAATGGCAGCCCTGCACGCCAACCGGATCGCGCCCGCAAGCAGCGGATAGGCCGGTGCCGTCTCCGCGCCCGCCGCCAGTGCCGAATCGCGATGCTCAAGCTCTTCGGCGCGGAATTCGGCCACCGCGTCCGACAACACCGGATCGCTCGATCCCAGCGCGGCGAGCTGTTCCTGATAGTGGAGATCGATCTCGGTCTCCACCGCCGCGGTGCAGGCCATCGCCGCCGCCGGGCCGAGCGCCGCGGTTGCCGCGCCCAGCGCGAAGCCCGCGACATTCCATACCGGCTGCAACGCGGTCGGCCGCACGCCGCGCTCGGCAATCAACGCATCAAAGAAGGCGCGGTGCCGTTCCTCCTGATTCGCCATGCCCGAAATCGCGCGCGCCATGTCGTGCCGGTCGCCCATCACGGCGAGCTGCCCGGCATAGATGCGCGTCGCGCCATATTCCCCCGCCTGATCCACCCGGATCATCGAGGGGATGTCGGCGCGGCGATCTCCCGGCTTCCACCTCATCGGCGTTGCCGCTTCAGCATCAGCACGGCGATCACCAGCGCCCCGCCGAGCGAGATGATTGCGTTCCACCCGGCGAGCGAAATGCCGAGGAAATGCCAGGGCGCGACGTCGCAGCGCACCAGCGGCGCGTTCATGATCGCGTCGAGCGCGCTGCCGCCGCTGCCGAAGGTGGTGGCGCACTGGGTGAGCCCTTCCCACCATTTATACTCGACCCCGGCATGGAAGGCGCCGATCGCACCGCTGATCGCGATGCCGATCGCGGCGAGCCACACCAGCAGGTCGCGGACCGGCTTCGCTGCAAAGGACAGGGCGGCAAGCGCGATCGCCGCATAATGCGGGTAGCGCTGCCACATGCACATCTCGCACGGGAACAGCCCGCTGACATACTGGCTGTAGAGCGCGCCGCCGATCAGGCCGAGCGGGATGAGCAGGGCGAGCGCCTGCGCGGTGCGACGGGGTGCCATCGGTTCCTGCCTCAGCGCTTGCTGCCGGCCTTGGGCGCGCCGCCGCCCTCGGCCATGCGCGTGGGCGCGGCGGTACGGGCGATGGTCTGCAGCGCGTAATGGAGCTGGAAGTCCTCGACGCCCTTCTTCTTGAGCTCGTCGATCGTCGCGGCGAAGCGCGGATCGGTCTTGGTGTCTTCCTCCAGCACCGAATTGTCGACCTTGGTCTCGTTGATCAGGTGACGGCGCAGATCGGCCTCGCGGAACACCGGCCGGGTCTTGTAGTCGGCATCGGTGAGCTGCGGCACCTTGAGATCGGGCTCGATCCCGCCTTCCTGTACCGAACGGCCCGAGGGGGTGTAGTAGCGCGCGGTGGTGAGCCGCAGCGCGGTGCGCGGGCCGAGCTGGAGCAGGGTCTGCACCGATCCCTTGCCGAAGGTCTTCTCGCCCAGCACCAGCGCGCGGTGGTGGTCCTGCAGCGCACCGGCGACGATCTCCGAGGCGGACGCGGTGCCGGCATCGACCAGCACGACCAGCGGCAGCCCGCGGGCAAGGTCGTCGGCCTTGGCGTACCAGCGTTCGATATCCGCCTTGTCGCGGCCGCGCTGCGAGACGATTTCGCCATGTGCGAGGAACGCGTCGGTCACTTCGATCGCCTGGTTGAGCAGGCCGCCGCCATTGGCGCGCAGATCGATGACATAGCCCTTGGGCTTGCCGCCCAGTTGCTTCTCGATCGCGGCGATGCCGGCGCGCATGTCCGATGCGGTGGTGGCGCTGAAGGTGTTGATGTTGAGGATGCCGATGCCGTCCTTGACCTCCCACTTCACCGCCTTCTGGACGATGGTCTCACGGGTCAGGGAGACGTCGAACGGCTTGTCGCGGCCGGGGCGGACGATCCGCACGGTGATCTTGGTGCCGGGCTCGCCCCGCATCTGGCTGATCGCCTCGTCGAGCGTGCCGCCATAGATCAGCTTGCCGTCGAGATGGGTGATGAAGTCGCCCGACTTGATCCCCGCGCGCCAGGCAGGGGTATCCTCGGTCGGGGTCACCACCTTGACCGCGCCGTCCTCCATCGTGACCGAGAGGCCGAGGCCGCCATAATTGCCGTCGGTGGCGAGGCGCATATTGTCGAACGCCAGCGCGTCGACATAGGAGCTGTGCGGATCGAGGCTGGCGAGCATCCCTTCGATCGCGCCCTTGATCAGCGTCTTGTCATCGACCTGCTCGACATAGTCGGCCTTCACCCGCGCATAGACGTCCATGAAGGCGTCGAGCTCGCGATAGCTGGAGGTATCGACGCTGGCCATGGCGCCGGTGGTGACGGGGATCAGCGCCAGCGCGCCGACTGCGGCGGTGACCTGAAGCAGGGGACGGATCATACGCAAACTTCCTGAGCGATGCTTGGGGACAGGATAGACCGGAAAGCCGTGGCCGCAAAGCGGCAAGGGTGGGGCGCCTTATAGGCTCGCGGCATCGCCCCGGTGCCGTCTGACCAAGGCGCATCAATCGAGCAGTTGCGCCAGATCGACCGCATCGCCCTTGCGGCGCAGTTCGACGGTAATGCGCGGGGCCTCTCCCCTGGGCGCGTTGCCGAGCGGCGTGCCCTGAACCGGGGCGTCGCCGACCCGCGCCAGCACCCGGTCGAGACCCGCGATCAGCGAGGTCCAGCCATCGCCATGGTCGAGGATCACGATGTTGCCGTATCGGCGGAACCGTCCGGCATAGACCACGCGGCCCGCCGCCGGCGCAACGACCTGTGCGCCTGCCCAGGTCGACAGCGTCAGGCCGCGCGCGCGGACGCCGGCGTCCGACACTTCGCCCAACCCGGTGACGAGGCTTCCGGCGACCGGCAGCCGGTACGGCGGCGGTCCCTGCGGCGCGATTCGCGCGGGGGGCGGAGCCTCTGCGGAATCCCCGGCACCCGGGCGTGGCAGCGGGCCGGGCAGTGCTTCCAGCGCCTCGCGGGTTTCCGCTGCTGCGCCCAGCGTGTCCATCAGCTCCACCAGATCGCGTGCCTGCTCGCCGAGCGCGAGCGCGCGATCCGATTCGATCATCGCTTCGCGGCGATAGCCGGTGGGGCGCAGGCGATGGCCGGCCTCCATCTGCACCAGTGCCAGCCGCTCGGTCTCCAGCCGTTCGCGCCCCTCGCGCAGGCTGCGCGCGGCGATCTGCGCGCCTTCGCGCAGGCGGCGCGCGCGTGCGATCTCGGCACGCACGCCGGCGCTGCGTTCGCGTACAACCGGGGCGACGCCGCCAAGCACGGCGCGGACATGAACGATGTCCGCGGTCGAGCCAGGCTGGAGCAACCCCAGCATGGCCGGCCGCCGCGCGAGCGACTGGAGCGCGGCGATCAGGCGCGCGATCGGCCCCTGCTGCGCTTCGAGCCGCCTGTGCTGTTCGGCGAGCAGCCGGTCGACGATCGCGGTGCGTGCCCGGGCCGCCATGATCTGTGCTTCCGCCGCCGCGATGCTGGCGGCGACCGCGGCCTCGCGCACTTTGGCGCGCCGCGCTTCGTCGCGCTCGTTGGCAGCGGCCTGCTGAAGCTGGCGGGCACGTGCTTCGGCGGTCTTCGCGGCCTTGTTCGCGGCCTTGAGCTGCCCCTGTTGCGCTGCGAGATCGGTCTGGGCGGGAAGCGCGCTTACGCCTGCAGCCGCCAGCGCGACGACGGCGGTGACGGTCAGCGCCCGGCGCATCCTAGCCCTCGCGGTGATAGGGGTGGTTGGCGAGGATGCTGGTCGCGCGCCAGAGCTGCTCGGCGAGCATCGCGCGCGCCATCAGATGCGGCCAGGTCGCGCGGCCGAAGGCGATCAGCAGATCGGCCTCGGCCCGCTCGGCATCGCCGAACCCGTCCGCTGCACCGATCAGGAAGCGCGTTTCGCGTACCCCGTCGTCGCGCCATGCCTGGAGCCGCTCGGCGAGCACGCGCGAAGGCAGGTTTTCGCCCTTCTCGTCGAGCATCACCCGGCGCGTGCCGGGCGCGAGGTCGGGCAGCCTGCCGCCGGTATCGGGCATCTCGGTGATCTTGTGGGGCCAGGTCACCCGCTTCATGTAGCGCCCCACCAGTTCGGCCTCGGGCCCGCGCCCGATGCGCCCGCGCGCCACGATATGCAGCAGCATGGTGCTAGAGTCGCTCGGGGCCGATCCCAGACATTACGCGTTGCCGACGGGCGGCGTATCCCCGAACGCCCACATGCGCTCGAGATTGTAGAAGGTCCGTACCTCGGGCCGGAACAGGTGGACGATCACGTCGCCTGCGTCGATCAGCACCCAGTCGGCGGTTGGAAGCCCCTCGATCCGCGGGCTGCGGCCGAACTCGGCCTTGATCTTCTCCGCCAGCTTGTTGGCCATCGACGCGACCTGGCGCGTCGACTTGCCGCTGGCGACGACCATATAGTCGGCGATGCTGCTCTTGCCCGCGAGCGGGATCGAGACGGTTTCCACCGCCTGATCGTCGTCGAGCGAGGTCAGGACGAGCTTGTGCAGAGCCTCGGCCTCGTTCGGGGAACCCTGAGGCTCGGGACTAGGCGAAACATGGGGCGATGCGTTCAAGTCTACTCCTGGCGCCCGGGGACGCGCGTGCGGTGATGTGGGGACGGCGCATAGCGCCGGTGCCAGGCAGGATCGGCGGCGCGCAGGCGTGTCGCCGAAGTCGGGTCGGGGCGGAAGCGCAACAGCACCAGTGCCGGCAAACTCCACTTCGTCCAGTTCTTCGCCTGGCCTGCGGGCCGCACGAAGCGCCGCAGCCAGCCCATTGCAGGACTTGCATGGGCATCGCGATCATAGCCCGGCCGCGCGATCACCGCAATCGCAACCTTCTGCGCTATTCGGCGCCAGCCCTTCCACTGGTCGAACTGCGCCAGATTGTCGGCGCCCATAAGCCAGATGAACTGGTGTTTGGGGTAGAGAAGCGGGAGTTTGCTCAGCGTATCGACGGTGTAGCGGGTCTTCAGCCGCTGCTCGACCGCGGTGGGCCGGATCGGCGCGTGCTTCGCCATGGCGCGGGCAGACGCCATGCGCGCGGCGAACGGCGCCATGCCCTTTGCTTCCTTGAGCGGATTGCCGGGCGAGACCATCCACCATATCTCGTCCAGCTCCAGCGCACGCAAGGCGTGGAGCGAGATCGCCCGGTGCCCGCGATGCGCCGGGTTGAACGACCCGCCGAGAAGACCGATCCGCTTCAAGGGCGCGTCTGACCGGTCCCGCGCACCACCCATTTATAGGTCGTCAGCCCCTCCAGCGCGACCGGGCCGCGCGCATGCAGGCGGCCCGTGGCGATGCCGATCTCCGCGCCCAGCCCGAACTCGCCGCCATCGGCGAACTGGGTCGAGGCGTTCCACATCACGATCGCGCTGTCGACGCCGTTGAGGAACCGCTCCGCGGTGGCGGCATCCCCGGTGACGATCGCGTCGGTGTGATGCGATCCGTGCGCGGCGATATGCGCCATCGCGCCGACGACGCCATCGACGCGCTTCACCGACAGGATCGAATCGAGATATTCGGTGTCCCAATCCTCGGCATTGGCCGCGACGACGCGGGGGTCGATCGCCCGGATGTCGGCATCGCCGCGCAGCTCGCAGCCGGTATCGGCGAGTGCCGACAGGATCGGTGCGGGATCAGCGAAGGCGGTGTCGATCAGCAGCGTCTCGGTCGCGCCGCAGATGCCGGTGCGGCGCATCTTGGCGTTGACCGCGAGGTCGCGGGCCATGTCCGGATCGGCGGCGCCGTCGATATAGGTGTGGTTGATGCCGTCGAGATGCGCGAGCACCGGCACGCGCGCCTCCTCCTGCACGCGCGCGACCAGGCTCTTGCCGCCGCGCGGGACGACCAGGTCGATGGCGCCGTCCGCCTTGAGCATCGCGCCGACCGCGGCGCGATCGGTGGTGGGGACGAGCTGGACGGCGTCCTCGGGCAGCCCGGCATCGGCGAGGCCGCAGGCGAAGGCGGCGTGGATCGCGCGGTTGCTGTGCACCGCCTCCGATCCGCCGCGCAGGATCGCGGCATTGCCGCTCATCACGCACAAGGCCGCAGCGTCGGCGGTGACGTTGGGGCGGCTCTCATAGATGATGCCGATCACCCCGATCGGCACGCGCACGCGGCTGAGCTGCAATCCGTTGGGCCGCTCGCTGGTGCTGATGACCTCGCCGACCGGATCGGCGAGCGCGGCCACCGCTTCGACCCCCGCCGCCGCGCCTTCGAGCCGGGCAGGATCGAGCCGGAGCCGGTCGAGCAGCGCGCCCGAAAGCCCGTTTGCCTCACCCGCCGCGACATCCCTCGCATTCGCGGCCAGAATCGCATCGGCATCGGCGCGGATCGCCGCGGCGGCGGCGCGCAACCCCTGTGCCTTGGCCGGCGCCGGCAGACCCGCGAGCGTCACGGCGGCGGCGCGGGCGCGGGCCCCCAGCTCGGCGATGAGGGCGGTGGGCGAGGTTTCGGCGATCGTGTCCATCCGCCGCGGCTAACATGACGCAACGCAAAAGTCCCTATCGCCTCTGCTTTGGCACTTTGTTAGGTGGGCTTTCATGGGGGAATTCGACGCAGCCGGTGAAGTCGTGAGCGGGGCACTGATGGGCCGCGCGGTCGAGAGTCATCGTGGCGAGGCCGGACAGGACGGCCATGGGGGCATCTGCCTCAATTGCGGCACCACGCTGACAGGCCCCTATTGCCATCGCTGCGGGCAGGCGGGGCATGTCCACCGCACGATCGGCGCGATCTGGCACGAGATCCTGCACGGCGTCGTCCATTTCGAGGGCAAGCTGTGGAACACGCTGCCGATGCTGTGCCTGCGTCCGGGCGAGCTGACGCGCCGCTACATCCATGGCGAGCGGGCGCGCTTCGTCTCGCCGATGGCGATGTTCCTGTTCTCGGTCTTCACGATGTTCGCGGTGCTCCAGATCATGGGCATCTCGGCGCCGGCGCAGGTCGGCACCGCCGCGCAGTTCGAACAGGGGCTGGTCTTCGCCCGGCAGAATACCGAAAGCGCGATCGTCGATGCGATGGAATCGCGCGCGCGGGCAGAGCCGGGCAGCGAGCGGGCGAAGAAGCTCGACAAGCGCATCGCCGGGCTCCAGCGTGACCTCGACGAGATCAAGCGTATCCCCTTCGACCTTGCCAAGACGAGCGGCAGGGGAATCGATTTCAAGACCGGCTGGAAGCGGCTCGACAAGGGGATCGAGAAGGCCAACCAGAATCCCGGCCTCGCGCTCTACAAGCTGCAGACCAACAGCTATAAGTTCAGCTGGGCGCTGATCCCGCTGTCGATCCCCTTCGTGTGGCTGCTGTTCTTCTGGAAGCGGCGGTACAAGGGCTATGATCACGCGGTATTCGTGACCTACTCGCTGTCGTTCATGTCCTTGCTGTCGATCGTGCTGACGATTGCGGGTGGACTGGGACTCGCCATTCAGATCATCGCGACGGCGGCGCTGCTGATCCCCCCTGTGCACATCTACTATCAGATGAAGGGCGCGTATCGCCTGCGCGGGTGGAGCGCGCTGCTGCGCACCTCGATCCTGCTGGTCTGTATCACGCTGATCCTGCCGATCTTCCTGCTGCTGTTGCTCGGGCTGGGGCTGACGGGCTGATCGGGGCGGAGGTCAGCCCGGACAGGGCCAGCGGCGCTTCATGATCAGATAGAAGGCGGTCTTCATGCTCATCGAGCGCTGGCTCGGCGGAATCTTCTCGAGCTCGGCTAGAAAGTCGGCGGGCTTGATCTTGGCGGCCTCGCTGCCCTCTGGCGGCGGGCAGCTGTGCGGGGGCCGGCCGGCGGCGCGATCGGCACGCAGATCGGCGCGATAGCTGGTGGCCACCGATTTGATCTCAGCCCGGACCGGGCCGAGGTCGGACGAAAAGATCGCGAGCGGGCCCTTGGCCTTGAGCGCGCGCGCCTTGACCAGAAATTCCTCGACCGTCATCGCCTGTGCGCTCGCCGGGACCAGCATGGCCATACCGGCAATCAGCCACCAACGCTTCATTCAATCCCCCTGTTCGCCCCCAAAGCGATCGCACCAGCGGCCTTGCTGCGTGTGCGCCGGTGGAAATTGCTGTGATTCGACGGGCTTGTCCAGCACCGGCGGATGCTGTCTGGCTGCCGGCGGCTAGAGCCGGACTCCGGGACGCCAGCCGCTGGCGGTGAGCAATGCCTTGGGATCGCGCAACTCGATGATGGCACGGATTGCGGCGCGCTTGTCCCTGGCGCGGGCATAATAGGCCTTGGTGATGCGATAACCGACCCAATAGCCGAGATCGCCGGGCCGTTCCGCGGTGCCGCGGCCGTCATAGAGCCAGCGCGAACCCTCGGCCGGCTTGTCAATGTCATCGAGGAATCCGGCCTCGAATTCCGCCTCGCGGCCCTTGGTGATGCGCGCGAGATGCTGGTAGCTGACCGCGCCCGACATGAGCTCGCCGATGAACTCCGCACCGCCCTCGATCAGCGATGCCTGGAGCACCGTCATGCCGGTGTCGGTGTCCGACCCCGCTGCAGCCTGCTGCACATGGATATATTCGTGCGCGATGACATGGACGAAGCGATCCTCGGGGTCCGCGACCATGAAATCGGCGGCGCACAGCGCCTCCAGCCCGATCATCACCCCACCCACATTGGCGGTGCCCACCGGCTTGCCGCGCCCGATCGCAAGCGTGACCGGCGGCAGCTGCGCCTCGGGATAATAGGTGCGCAGCTTGCCGAGGCTCGCGCTCAGCCGGGTGCGGATCGCGGGCAGGTGCCGGGCGCATTCGCGGGCCCGGACATAGAGGCCGGGATCGGCTGCCATGGTCGCGGCGATGCGCTCCGGGGTGATCCGGCGCATGCGCATGAACGCGGCGAATCCGTCGCTCGCTTGGTCCAGATAGTCGCGCTGGATCTGCGTCACATCGGGTTTGCCGCCGGTCGCGTCGTACAACGCGTAGAAGCGATCGACATCGGCGGTACGGATCTCGGGCTCCGTGCCGCTCGCGGCGGGCAGGGCGGCAAGCAGCAGGGCGGCAAATGCGGTTCGAAACATGCGGTGATCCTCCCGGGGCGTTGCCGATCATAGCCGGATCGCGCACCGGCGAAACACGCATTGCGAGAAACGAAAACGGCCCGCGCAATGCGCGGGCCGACTGTCGTGCCGTGAAGGGAGCCGGGCCTGGACCCGTATCCTCAGGCGCCTTGCGGTGCCGGGCTCCCGAACGGGCCCTTGGGGCGCCGCGTCTTGGGGATCGAAGTGCCCGCTGCCGCGACCGCACCGCGCGGCGCGGCCGGATCGGGGCGGCCGATATCGCCGTCCGCGAGCAGTTTCTTGATCTCCTCGCCCGACAGCGTCTCATATTCGAGCAGCGCGCCGGCCAGCGTGTGGAGCTGGTCGAGATGCTCGGTCAGCACGTCGCGTGCGCGGGTCAGGCCGCCCTCGACCGTCGCCTTGATCTCGCGATCGATCAGCTGCTGGGTCTCGTTCGACATGTGCCGCGGCTGCGAGGCCGAATAGCCGAGGAAGGATTCGCCCTCGGGCTGCGAATATTCGACCGGGCCCAATGCATCGGACATGCCCCACTTCGTGATCATGTCGCGGGCAAGGCCGGTGGCATATTGGATGTCGCCCGACGCACCCGACGAGACCTTGTCATAGCCGAAGATGATCTCCTCGGCGACGCGGCCGCCCATCGCGACGGCGAGGTTCGCGTACATCTTGTCGCGGTGATAGCTGTAGCTGTCCCGCTCGGGCAGGCGCATGACCATGCCCAGCGCGCGGCCGCGCGGGATGATCGTCGCCTTGTGGATCGGGTCCGACGCCGGCTCGTGCAGCGAGACGATCGCATGGCCGGCCTCGTGATAGGCGGTCATCCGCTTCTCGTCGTCGGTCATCACCATCGAACGCCGCTCGGCGCCCATCATCACCTTGTCCTTGGCTTCCTCGAACTCCTGCATCGCGACGAGGCGCTTGCCCTTGCGTGCGGCCATCAGCGCCGCCTCGTTGACGAGGTTGGCGAGATCGGCGCCCGAGAAGCCCGGCGTGCCGCGCGCGATCGTGCGCGCATCGACGTCGGGTGCCAGCGGCACCTTCTTCATGTGGACCTGCAGGATCTTGACCCGGCCCTCGATGTCCGGGCGCGGCACCACGACCTGACGGTCGAAACGGCCCGGACGCAGCAGCGCCGGATCGAGCACGTCGGGACGGTTGGTCGCGGCGATGATGATGATGCCTTCGTTCGCCTCGAACCCGTCCATCTCGACCAGCAGCTGGTTGAGCGTCTGCTCGCGCTCGTCATTGCCGTTGCCGAGGCCGGCGCCGCGATGACGGCCGACCGCGTCGATTTCGTCGATGAAGACGATGCACGGCGCCGACTTCTTGGCCTGTTCGAACATGTCGCGGACGCGGCTCGCGCCCACGCCGACGAACATCTCGACAAAGTCCGAGCCGGAGATGGTGAAGAAGGGCACGCCCGCCTCACCCGCGATGGCGCGGGCGAGCAAGGTCTTGCCGGTGCCGGGCGAGCCGACGAGCAGGGCGCCCTTGGGGATCTTGCCGCCGAGGCGGGCGAATTTCGTCGGATCGCGCAGGAACTCGACGATCTCCTGCAGTTCCTCGCGCGCTTCGTCGATGCCGGCGACGTCGTCGAAGGTGACCCGGCCTTCCTTCTGGGTGAGCAGGCGCGCGCGCGACTTGCCGAAGCCCATCGCACCCGAGCCCGAGCCCTTCTGCATCTGGCGCAGCACGAAGAAGGCGATGCCGAGGAAGAGCAGGAAGGGCAGCGAATTGTACAGCATGTACATCCAGATCGACGGGCCTTCCTCAGGCCGCGCGCTGATCGTCACGCCCTTCTCGCGCAGCTTGGGGATCAGCTGCGGATCGGGAACCGCGTTGGTGCGGAACTTGGTGTCGTTGGTGAGCGTGCCGGTGATCACCGTCTGGCTGACGTTGACGTCCTTGACCGACCCTTCCTGGACCTTGTCGAGGAAGGTCGAATAGGGGATCGTCGATCCGGCGGTCTGGTTCGGCTGGTTCATCAGCGAGACGAACAGCGCCAGGGCCGCAAGGATGCCTACCCAGATCAGCAGGCTCTTCATCCAGGGATTGCCGCCGTTGTTGTCGGGGCCCTGCTGCTTGTCGTTGTCGTTCATTCCGATTCCGGTGCCATGATTCCTCGATAAGATAGGGTCTGGCAGGTTAATGGCAATGGAACAGCTTCGATCAGAGTGATCGGCGCGGCGGGGCGGGCGCGAAATGCCAGCGGCCGTCGCGCTCCGGCGAGGCCAGCACGCCCGCCTGAGTCGCTGCCTTTCCGCCCGCCAGCGCGTCGAGCAGCGCCTCGATATTGGTTGACTCCGAAAAGGCGGGGGCGGTGATGCCGATGGCGCTACGTACCTCTGCGATCGCGGCGCGGACCAGGCGGCGCTGCATCTCGCGCGGCAGATCGCCCGCGCGCAGCAGTCCCTTGCCCGGCGACCAGCGCTCGGCGCGGAGCGTTTCGGCGAGTGCGTCGAGCGCGGTTTCGGCCTCGCCCAGATAGGCTGCGGATCGTGCGA
This genomic interval carries:
- a CDS encoding DUF3667 domain-containing protein, which produces MGEFDAAGEVVSGALMGRAVESHRGEAGQDGHGGICLNCGTTLTGPYCHRCGQAGHVHRTIGAIWHEILHGVVHFEGKLWNTLPMLCLRPGELTRRYIHGERARFVSPMAMFLFSVFTMFAVLQIMGISAPAQVGTAAQFEQGLVFARQNTESAIVDAMESRARAEPGSERAKKLDKRIAGLQRDLDEIKRIPFDLAKTSGRGIDFKTGWKRLDKGIEKANQNPGLALYKLQTNSYKFSWALIPLSIPFVWLLFFWKRRYKGYDHAVFVTYSLSFMSLLSIVLTIAGGLGLAIQIIATAALLIPPVHIYYQMKGAYRLRGWSALLRTSILLVCITLILPIFLLLLLGLGLTG
- a CDS encoding S41 family peptidase gives rise to the protein MIRPLLQVTAAVGALALIPVTTGAMASVDTSSYRELDAFMDVYARVKADYVEQVDDKTLIKGAIEGMLASLDPHSSYVDALAFDNMRLATDGNYGGLGLSVTMEDGAVKVVTPTEDTPAWRAGIKSGDFITHLDGKLIYGGTLDEAISQMRGEPGTKITVRIVRPGRDKPFDVSLTRETIVQKAVKWEVKDGIGILNINTFSATTASDMRAGIAAIEKQLGGKPKGYVIDLRANGGGLLNQAIEVTDAFLAHGEIVSQRGRDKADIERWYAKADDLARGLPLVVLVDAGTASASEIVAGALQDHHRALVLGEKTFGKGSVQTLLQLGPRTALRLTTARYYTPSGRSVQEGGIEPDLKVPQLTDADYKTRPVFREADLRRHLINETKVDNSVLEEDTKTDPRFAATIDELKKKGVEDFQLHYALQTIARTAAPTRMAEGGGAPKAGSKR
- a CDS encoding disulfide bond formation protein B, with the translated sequence MAPRRTAQALALLIPLGLIGGALYSQYVSGLFPCEMCMWQRYPHYAAIALAALSFAAKPVRDLLVWLAAIGIAISGAIGAFHAGVEYKWWEGLTQCATTFGSGGSALDAIMNAPLVRCDVAPWHFLGISLAGWNAIISLGGALVIAVLMLKRQRR
- a CDS encoding nicotinate-nucleotide adenylyltransferase produces the protein MKRIGLLGGSFNPAHRGHRAISLHALRALELDEIWWMVSPGNPLKEAKGMAPFAARMASARAMAKHAPIRPTAVEQRLKTRYTVDTLSKLPLLYPKHQFIWLMGADNLAQFDQWKGWRRIAQKVAIAVIARPGYDRDAHASPAMGWLRRFVRPAGQAKNWTKWSLPALVLLRFRPDPTSATRLRAADPAWHRRYAPSPHHRTRVPGRQE
- the rsfS gene encoding ribosome silencing factor, whose translation is MNASPHVSPSPEPQGSPNEAEALHKLVLTSLDDDQAVETVSIPLAGKSSIADYMVVASGKSTRQVASMANKLAEKIKAEFGRSPRIEGLPTADWVLIDAGDVIVHLFRPEVRTFYNLERMWAFGDTPPVGNA
- a CDS encoding murein hydrolase activator EnvC family protein, which produces MRRALTVTAVVALAAAGVSALPAQTDLAAQQGQLKAANKAAKTAEARARQLQQAAANERDEARRAKVREAAVAASIAAAEAQIMAARARTAIVDRLLAEQHRRLEAQQGPIARLIAALQSLARRPAMLGLLQPGSTADIVHVRAVLGGVAPVVRERSAGVRAEIARARRLREGAQIAARSLREGRERLETERLALVQMEAGHRLRPTGYRREAMIESDRALALGEQARDLVELMDTLGAAAETREALEALPGPLPRPGAGDSAEAPPPARIAPQGPPPYRLPVAGSLVTGLGEVSDAGVRARGLTLSTWAGAQVVAPAAGRVVYAGRFRRYGNIVILDHGDGWTSLIAGLDRVLARVGDAPVQGTPLGNAPRGEAPRITVELRRKGDAVDLAQLLD
- a CDS encoding glutamate-5-semialdehyde dehydrogenase, whose translation is MDTIAETSPTALIAELGARARAAAVTLAGLPAPAKAQGLRAAAAAIRADADAILAANARDVAAGEANGLSGALLDRLRLDPARLEGAAAGVEAVAALADPVGEVISTSERPNGLQLSRVRVPIGVIGIIYESRPNVTADAAALCVMSGNAAILRGGSEAVHSNRAIHAAFACGLADAGLPEDAVQLVPTTDRAAVGAMLKADGAIDLVVPRGGKSLVARVQEEARVPVLAHLDGINHTYIDGAADPDMARDLAVNAKMRRTGICGATETLLIDTAFADPAPILSALADTGCELRGDADIRAIDPRVVAANAEDWDTEYLDSILSVKRVDGVVGAMAHIAAHGSHHTDAIVTGDAATAERFLNGVDSAIVMWNASTQFADGGEFGLGAEIGIATGRLHARGPVALEGLTTYKWVVRGTGQTRP
- a CDS encoding 23S rRNA (pseudouridine(1915)-N(3))-methyltransferase RlmH, with the protein product MLLHIVARGRIGRGPEAELVGRYMKRVTWPHKITEMPDTGGRLPDLAPGTRRVMLDEKGENLPSRVLAERLQAWRDDGVRETRFLIGAADGFGDAERAEADLLIAFGRATWPHLMARAMLAEQLWRATSILANHPYHREG
- a CDS encoding demethoxyubiquinone hydroxylase family protein, producing MRWKPGDRRADIPSMIRVDQAGEYGATRIYAGQLAVMGDRHDMARAISGMANQEERHRAFFDALIAERGVRPTALQPVWNVAGFALGAATAALGPAAAMACTAAVETEIDLHYQEQLAALGSSDPVLSDAVAEFRAEELEHRDSALAAGAETAPAYPLLAGAIRLACRAAIAVSKRV